A part of Actinomycetota bacterium genomic DNA contains:
- the aspS gene encoding aspartate--tRNA ligase has translation MKDGRWEKRTRYCGTLRPADVGREVVLNGWVQTRRDHGGVIFLDLRDITGLVQVVCNPEVSPVAHATARQVRSEYVLSCRGVVRARPAESVNPRLATGEVEVMAEEVTVISSSLTPPFEIEPGSGVEETLRLRYRYLDLRRPDMQEALVLRSRVTQEVRNFLISRNFLEIETPMLTKSTPEGARDFVVPSRLQPGKFYALPQSPQLFKQLLMVAGFDRYFQIARCFRDEDLRADRQPEFTQIDLEMSFVDPEDVMSLMDEMFAHLFRSVLGVELAVPFPRLTWREAMERYGTDRPDPRWGMEMRDFSPLFRETEFKVFRSVLEAGGKVRGFKVAGMRSPARRELDGLVDEARRLGAGGLVWMVREGEGLKSPAAKFLSSRETEGVVRSAGLEEGEVLLLAAGGEELNDVLAGLRSYCAERYAPPPEERFAFTWVTEFPLFDWDEEEKRYKSNHHPFTAPSAGCLEYLEERPLEVTSDSYDLVLNGVELGGGSIRIHDPELQSRIFGILGLSEEEAAEKFGFLLEAFRYGPPPHGGIAFGLDRLVMIMAGRESIREVIAFPKTQSGSDPLTGAPDAVYPQQLRELRLRPI, from the coding sequence ATGAAGGACGGACGCTGGGAGAAGAGGACCCGTTACTGCGGCACGCTGCGTCCCGCGGACGTGGGACGGGAGGTGGTCCTCAACGGCTGGGTGCAGACCAGGAGGGATCATGGGGGGGTCATCTTCCTGGACCTGCGGGATATAACCGGCCTGGTGCAGGTGGTCTGCAACCCGGAGGTAAGTCCCGTGGCGCATGCCACCGCCCGTCAGGTGCGCAGCGAGTACGTCCTCTCCTGCCGGGGGGTGGTGCGCGCCCGTCCCGCGGAGTCGGTCAACCCGCGCCTAGCCACGGGAGAGGTGGAGGTCATGGCCGAGGAGGTCACGGTCATTAGCTCCTCGCTCACCCCACCCTTCGAGATCGAGCCGGGAAGCGGGGTGGAGGAGACGCTGCGCCTCCGCTACCGTTACCTGGACCTGCGCCGTCCCGACATGCAGGAGGCCCTGGTGCTGCGCAGCAGGGTGACCCAGGAAGTGCGCAATTTCCTGATTTCCAGGAATTTCCTGGAAATCGAGACCCCCATGCTCACCAAGAGCACGCCGGAGGGGGCGAGGGACTTCGTGGTCCCCTCCCGCCTGCAGCCGGGCAAGTTCTACGCCCTTCCCCAGTCCCCGCAGCTCTTCAAGCAGCTGCTGATGGTGGCCGGTTTCGACCGCTACTTCCAGATAGCCCGCTGTTTCCGGGACGAGGACCTGCGCGCCGACCGGCAGCCGGAGTTCACCCAGATAGACCTGGAAATGTCCTTCGTGGACCCCGAGGACGTGATGTCCCTCATGGACGAGATGTTCGCCCACCTCTTCCGGTCCGTGCTGGGAGTAGAGCTCGCCGTTCCCTTCCCCCGGCTGACCTGGAGGGAAGCCATGGAACGATACGGGACCGACCGCCCGGACCCGAGGTGGGGGATGGAGATGAGGGACTTCTCTCCCCTCTTCCGGGAGACGGAGTTCAAGGTCTTCCGCTCCGTGCTGGAGGCCGGGGGGAAGGTAAGGGGCTTCAAGGTAGCGGGCATGCGGTCACCGGCCCGGCGCGAGCTGGACGGGCTGGTGGACGAGGCGCGCCGCCTGGGAGCGGGCGGGCTGGTGTGGATGGTCCGCGAGGGGGAGGGGTTGAAGTCCCCCGCCGCCAAGTTCCTGTCCTCGCGGGAGACCGAGGGCGTGGTACGCAGCGCCGGGCTGGAGGAGGGCGAGGTGCTGCTCCTGGCCGCCGGGGGCGAAGAACTGAACGACGTCCTCGCCGGCCTGCGTTCCTACTGCGCGGAACGTTATGCCCCTCCTCCGGAGGAGAGATTCGCCTTCACCTGGGTTACCGAGTTCCCCCTCTTCGACTGGGACGAGGAGGAGAAGCGCTACAAGAGCAACCACCACCCCTTCACCGCCCCCAGTGCCGGGTGCCTGGAATATCTGGAGGAAAGGCCCCTGGAGGTGACCTCGGATTCCTATGACCTGGTGCTCAACGGGGTGGAGCTGGGTGGGGGGAGCATTCGAATCCACGACCCGGAACTGCAATCCAGGATCTTCGGCATCCTCGGCCTCTCCGAGGAGGAGGCGGCGGAGAAGTTCGGTTTCCTGCTGGAAGCTTTCCGCTACGGCCCGCCGCCCCACGGGGGGATAGCCTTCGGGCTGGACCGGCTGGTGATGATCATGGCTGGCAGGGAGTCCATACGGGAGGTCATCGCCTTCCCCAAGACCCAGTCCGGCTCCGATCCCCTCACCGGAGCCCCGGATGCCGTCTATCCCCAGCAGTTAAGGGAACTGCGCCTGCGGCCGATTTGA
- the dtd gene encoding D-aminoacyl-tRNA deacylase has translation MRALIQRVSRCTVRVDGREVSSIGPGLLVLLGISTRDTREDIEYIVRKTVNLRIFDDHECKLNLSLVEKGGQVMVVSQFTLYGDVRKGRRPSYVEAAPPEVAERIYEEACEVFADAGFPPARGVFGAHMEVELVNDGPVTLLIESPRKD, from the coding sequence ATGAGGGCTCTTATCCAGAGGGTATCTCGCTGTACAGTGCGGGTCGATGGACGGGAGGTATCCTCCATCGGGCCGGGTTTGCTGGTGCTCCTCGGCATCTCTACCCGGGATACCCGCGAGGACATCGAGTACATCGTGCGCAAGACGGTTAACCTGCGCATCTTCGACGACCACGAGTGCAAACTGAACCTTTCGCTGGTCGAGAAGGGGGGTCAGGTGATGGTGGTCTCCCAGTTCACCCTCTACGGTGACGTGCGCAAGGGGAGGAGGCCCAGCTACGTGGAGGCGGCACCACCCGAGGTCGCGGAAAGGATTTACGAGGAAGCCTGCGAGGTCTTCGCCGACGCCGGGTTCCCCCCTGCCAGGGGGGTTTTCGGCGCCCACATGGAGGTGGAACTGGTGAACGACGGCCCGGTGACCTTGCTCATCGAGTCCCCGCGGAAGGATTAG
- the nifU gene encoding Fe-S cluster assembly scaffold protein NifU, translated as MYSDKVIEHFQNPRNVGSIPDYDGMGKVGSEVCGDMMEVYIKVENGRLVDVKYKTFGCGAAVASGSMGTEMVKGKTIEEALRITDEQVAEALDGLPPEKMHCSNLAADGIKAAIRDYLSRREGRGGEG; from the coding sequence ATGTACAGCGACAAGGTCATCGAACACTTCCAGAATCCCCGCAACGTGGGCTCCATACCCGATTACGACGGGATGGGAAAAGTTGGCAGCGAGGTCTGCGGGGACATGATGGAGGTCTATATCAAGGTGGAGAACGGCCGCCTAGTGGACGTCAAGTACAAGACCTTCGGCTGCGGTGCGGCGGTGGCCTCCGGGAGCATGGGCACGGAGATGGTCAAGGGGAAGACCATCGAGGAGGCCCTGCGGATAACCGACGAACAGGTGGCGGAGGCGCTGGATGGCCTACCGCCTGAGAAGATGCACTGCTCTAACCTCGCCGCGGACGGCATAAAGGCCGCCATTCGGGATTATCTTTCCCGCCGGGAGGGACGGGGCGGTGAAGGCTGA
- a CDS encoding replication-associated recombination protein A, translated as MDLFEAAREKLRESEAPLALRMRPRTLEEFVGQEEVVGEGTYLRRALEEDQLQTAIFWGPPGSGKTTLAAVIARMTQAHFQQISAVESGVAEVRRLIREAEDRRAMHGQRTIIFIDEIHRFNRAQQDALLPAVEDGTIVLIGATTENPYFEVNSALVSRSKVFRLRPLGEEEIRKILERALRDRERGLGSLGLEVDEEALRHIVRISGGDARVALNTLEAAALLSREREGRRHVDLRAAEEAAQRKALLYDKWGDAHYDIISAFIKSLRGSDPHAAVYWLARMLQAGEDPRFIARRMVIFASEDVGLADSGALQVATAAAQAVEFVGLPECRLNLAHAALYLALAPKSNSALRAISAADREVAEGMTPPVPAHLRDAHYPAASALGHGKGYLYPHDFPGGYVEQSYLPEGMEDREFYRPGGSGEEARMVEEWRRRKREKGSGRGEDHNPPRGD; from the coding sequence ATGGACCTTTTCGAGGCGGCGAGGGAGAAGTTGAGGGAGTCCGAGGCACCCCTGGCCCTCCGCATGCGGCCGCGTACCCTGGAGGAGTTCGTGGGCCAGGAGGAGGTGGTGGGTGAGGGAACTTACCTCCGCCGTGCCCTGGAGGAGGACCAGCTCCAGACGGCCATCTTTTGGGGGCCGCCGGGTTCGGGGAAGACGACCCTAGCGGCCGTCATCGCCCGCATGACCCAGGCCCACTTCCAGCAGATATCCGCGGTGGAGAGCGGTGTGGCCGAGGTGCGCAGGCTCATCCGGGAGGCGGAGGACCGGCGGGCCATGCACGGGCAGCGCACCATCATCTTCATCGACGAGATTCATCGCTTCAATAGGGCGCAGCAGGACGCCCTGCTTCCCGCCGTGGAAGACGGCACCATCGTCCTCATCGGGGCCACCACGGAGAATCCCTATTTTGAGGTTAACTCCGCGCTGGTCTCCAGGAGCAAGGTCTTCCGCCTCCGCCCCCTGGGGGAGGAGGAGATCAGGAAGATCTTGGAAAGAGCCCTGCGGGACCGCGAGAGGGGGCTGGGATCCTTGGGCCTGGAGGTGGACGAGGAGGCCCTGAGGCATATCGTGCGCATCTCCGGAGGGGACGCCAGGGTAGCCCTGAACACCCTGGAAGCGGCCGCCCTCCTCTCCCGGGAGAGGGAGGGACGAAGGCATGTTGACCTGCGGGCTGCGGAGGAGGCGGCGCAGCGCAAGGCCCTGCTCTACGACAAGTGGGGCGACGCCCACTACGACATCATTTCCGCCTTCATCAAGTCCCTGCGGGGTTCCGATCCCCATGCCGCCGTGTACTGGCTGGCCCGCATGCTCCAGGCCGGCGAGGACCCGCGCTTCATCGCCCGGCGCATGGTCATCTTCGCCTCCGAGGACGTGGGCCTGGCGGACAGCGGGGCCCTGCAGGTGGCTACCGCCGCCGCTCAAGCAGTGGAGTTCGTGGGCCTGCCGGAATGCCGCCTCAACCTGGCCCATGCCGCCCTGTACCTGGCCTTGGCCCCCAAGAGCAACTCGGCGCTGAGGGCTATATCCGCCGCCGACCGCGAGGTGGCCGAGGGCATGACCCCCCCGGTACCCGCCCACCTCCGGGATGCCCATTATCCGGCGGCGTCCGCCCTGGGGCATGGCAAGGGCTATCTCTACCCGCACGATTTCCCCGGCGGCTACGTGGAGCAGTCCTATCTCCCGGAGGGGATGGAGGACAGGGAGTTCTACCGACCCGGGGGGTCGGGAGAGGAAGCCCGCATGGTGGAGGAGTGGAGGAGGCGGAAAAGGGAGAAGGGTTCCGGGAGAGGAGAGGACCATAATCCGCCTCGAGGTGATTGA
- the ispH gene encoding 4-hydroxy-3-methylbut-2-enyl diphosphate reductase, whose product MDITLARYAGFCPGVRRAIRMAKEVLRDPERPAFSVGPIIHNPQVVEELERRGLRVLPEDPKEWEAAELAGSRVIIRSHGIPPHLAQRLADLGAETVDATCPTVKKAQKAAMRLVGEGYHLFIVGNREHPEVEAILGHVNRDAVVIKEIEELKEWWEGQTRMVRKVGIIAQTTVDLLTFRSLVEGLITEVPEMIREVSEMKLINTLCRNTLARQAEALQLALAHDLVVVVGGRNSSNTEFLRKICETAGARTVKVETAEELDLSVLEGVSRAAVVGGASTPRERLEEVRRLLASR is encoded by the coding sequence ATGGATATAACCCTGGCCAGGTACGCCGGCTTCTGTCCCGGGGTGAGGAGGGCCATACGTATGGCCAAGGAGGTCCTGCGGGACCCGGAGAGGCCGGCTTTTTCCGTAGGCCCCATCATCCATAATCCCCAGGTGGTGGAGGAGCTGGAGAGGAGGGGCCTGCGGGTCCTTCCCGAGGACCCGAAAGAGTGGGAGGCGGCCGAGCTGGCCGGCTCGCGGGTGATCATCAGGTCCCACGGCATCCCGCCCCACTTGGCGCAGAGGCTGGCGGACCTGGGTGCCGAGACGGTGGACGCCACTTGCCCCACGGTGAAGAAGGCCCAGAAGGCGGCCATGCGCCTGGTGGGTGAGGGGTACCACCTCTTCATCGTCGGTAACCGTGAGCATCCCGAGGTGGAAGCCATCCTGGGACACGTGAACCGGGACGCCGTGGTCATCAAGGAGATAGAGGAGTTGAAGGAGTGGTGGGAAGGGCAGACCCGCATGGTGAGGAAGGTCGGTATCATCGCCCAGACCACCGTGGACCTGCTCACCTTCCGGAGCTTGGTGGAGGGCCTGATAACCGAGGTCCCGGAGATGATCCGGGAGGTGAGCGAGATGAAGCTCATAAACACCCTGTGCCGCAATACCCTGGCCCGCCAGGCGGAGGCCCTGCAGCTGGCGCTGGCCCACGACCTGGTGGTGGTGGTGGGGGGAAGGAACAGCTCCAACACCGAGTTCCTGCGCAAGATCTGCGAGACGGCGGGTGCCCGGACCGTGAAGGTGGAGACCGCGGAGGAGCTGGACCTCTCCGTCCTGGAAGGGGTCTCCCGGGCGGCGGTGGTGGGAGGAGCCTCCACGCCCCGGGAGAGGCTGGAGGAGGTCAGGCGCCTGCTGGCCTCCCGTTAG
- a CDS encoding DUF948 domain-containing protein: MGGVAALICAASFALFMLSLATVAWKLSRTMALTNRILDDIRRETLPLLGKLQTTMDHVNREMEYVDGVLEAVESLASRLDSMTSAAQQLVSSPLVRFLSLGIGARRALGNLSRAGGGGENGEAREV, translated from the coding sequence TTGGGTGGAGTAGCCGCCCTGATCTGTGCCGCGTCCTTCGCCCTCTTCATGCTCTCCCTGGCCACGGTGGCCTGGAAGCTATCCCGCACCATGGCCTTGACCAACCGCATACTCGACGATATCCGGCGGGAAACCCTCCCCCTGCTGGGCAAGCTGCAGACCACCATGGACCACGTGAACCGGGAGATGGAATACGTGGACGGGGTCCTGGAGGCGGTGGAGTCTCTGGCATCCAGGCTGGACTCCATGACCAGTGCTGCCCAGCAGCTGGTTAGCTCGCCGCTGGTCAGGTTCCTGAGCCTGGGAATCGGCGCCCGCAGGGCCTTGGGGAATCTCTCCCGGGCGGGAGGCGGCGGGGAGAACGGAGAGGCCCGGGAGGTCTGA
- the hisS gene encoding histidine--tRNA ligase, with translation MKVWGEEKARRRNSADFRAPRGTQDVLPPESERWRRVLDLAHRLFHAYGYREIILPVMEYTEVFARGLGEGTDIVRKEMFTFLDKGGRSLTLRPEATAGVARAFVQHRLDKGGLPVKLYYCGPMFRHERPQAGRYRQFHQLGVELIGSPYPSADAEVILLCHEFLGSLGIASRLVVNSVGDAACRPAYVEALRGYLEGRAGELCPDCRRRMEVNTLRVLDCKERSCAPVIAGAPGLGDYLCGACRAHLRAVEEILGAAGVDFSREERLVRGLDYYTRTVFEFQDPELGGQNALAAGGRYDHLVEEMGGEPVPAVGFSVGLERVMNAGPVLPEGGREGVYLVAIGEEARRRAFLMARGLRAEGLRCDLDHMDRSPKAQMKEADRQGYRYCLILGEDELKGDYLTLRDLEEGAQERLEAGGNRWLEAVKERLGR, from the coding sequence ATGAAGGTGTGGGGCGAAGAGAAGGCGCGGCGTAGGAATAGCGCGGACTTCCGGGCTCCCAGGGGAACCCAGGACGTACTGCCGCCGGAGAGCGAGCGGTGGCGCAGGGTACTGGACCTGGCCCACCGGCTTTTCCACGCCTACGGGTACCGGGAGATCATCCTTCCGGTAATGGAATACACGGAGGTCTTCGCCCGGGGCCTGGGGGAAGGGACGGACATCGTGCGCAAGGAGATGTTCACCTTCCTGGACAAGGGGGGCAGGAGCCTGACCCTCCGCCCGGAGGCCACCGCCGGGGTGGCCAGGGCCTTCGTGCAGCACCGCCTGGACAAGGGGGGGCTGCCGGTGAAGCTCTATTACTGCGGTCCCATGTTCCGCCACGAACGGCCCCAGGCGGGGAGATACCGCCAGTTCCACCAGCTGGGAGTGGAACTCATCGGTTCCCCGTACCCCAGCGCGGACGCCGAGGTGATCCTCCTCTGCCACGAGTTCCTGGGCTCCCTGGGCATCGCCTCCCGCCTGGTGGTGAACAGCGTGGGTGACGCGGCTTGCCGTCCGGCCTACGTGGAGGCCCTGCGAGGCTACCTCGAGGGAAGGGCGGGGGAGCTCTGCCCGGACTGCCGCCGCAGGATGGAGGTAAACACCCTTCGGGTGCTGGACTGCAAGGAGAGGTCATGCGCCCCGGTGATCGCCGGGGCTCCCGGACTGGGGGACTACCTTTGTGGGGCCTGCCGGGCGCATCTCCGCGCGGTGGAGGAAATCCTGGGCGCCGCGGGGGTGGATTTCTCCCGCGAGGAGAGGCTGGTGAGGGGCCTGGACTATTACACCCGGACGGTATTCGAGTTCCAAGACCCAGAGCTGGGCGGACAGAATGCCCTGGCCGCTGGGGGGAGGTATGACCACCTGGTGGAGGAGATGGGAGGGGAGCCCGTCCCCGCGGTGGGGTTCTCCGTCGGCCTGGAGAGGGTGATGAACGCCGGGCCGGTGCTTCCCGAGGGTGGCCGGGAAGGGGTTTACCTGGTGGCCATCGGGGAGGAGGCACGGAGGCGCGCCTTCCTGATGGCCCGCGGGCTGCGGGCGGAGGGATTGCGCTGCGACCTCGACCACATGGACAGGAGCCCCAAGGCCCAGATGAAGGAGGCCGACCGCCAGGGTTACCGGTACTGCCTGATCCTGGGAGAGGACGAACTCAAGGGGGATTACCTGACCCTGCGCGACCTGGAGGAAGGAGCCCAGGAGAGGCTGGAGGCGGGCGGGAACCGCTGGCTGGAGGCGGTAAAGGAAAGGCTGGGGAGGTAA
- a CDS encoding MBL fold metallo-hydrolase, with protein MYLKTLTIGMLATNCYLLASDVRSPAAVIDPAGEVKSIVSRLHEDELECVAILCTHGHVDHVAGAGPLSDAVGAPVFIHEEDAGALASPRTRLVGLVGGVMATRPRQVRYVNDGDIIRVGELALKVLHTPGHTRGGVSFYLPGYLFCGDLIFQGSIGRTDLKGGSLQTLLRSVREKVWDLPDDTHILPGHGPATTLGEEKAHNPFLMGLG; from the coding sequence ATGTATCTCAAGACCTTGACCATCGGAATGCTGGCCACCAACTGTTACCTGCTGGCGTCGGACGTGCGTTCGCCCGCCGCGGTGATAGACCCGGCGGGGGAGGTGAAGTCCATCGTGTCCCGCCTGCACGAGGACGAGCTGGAATGCGTGGCCATCCTCTGCACCCACGGCCACGTGGATCACGTGGCGGGGGCCGGCCCCCTGAGCGACGCCGTGGGAGCCCCGGTCTTCATCCACGAGGAGGACGCCGGAGCCCTGGCCAGTCCCCGTACCAGGCTGGTGGGGCTGGTGGGAGGGGTCATGGCCACCCGCCCCCGGCAGGTGCGCTACGTGAATGACGGCGACATTATCCGCGTGGGGGAGCTGGCCCTGAAGGTACTGCACACCCCGGGCCATACCCGGGGTGGGGTCAGCTTCTACCTCCCGGGATACCTTTTCTGCGGCGACCTCATCTTCCAGGGTTCCATCGGCCGCACGGACCTCAAGGGAGGGTCCCTGCAGACCCTGCTGCGGTCGGTGAGGGAGAAGGTCTGGGACCTTCCCGACGACACCCACATTCTACCAGGACACGGTCCGGCCACCACCCTGGGGGAGGAAAAGGCCCACAACCCCTTCCTCATGGGGCTGGGTTGA